One part of the Vitis riparia cultivar Riparia Gloire de Montpellier isolate 1030 chromosome 8, EGFV_Vit.rip_1.0, whole genome shotgun sequence genome encodes these proteins:
- the LOC117919975 gene encoding magnesium-protoporphyrin IX monomethyl ester [oxidative] cyclase, chloroplastic: MMAAEMALVKPISKFSTSTPNPRAPYSKVFRISMSATSQPSTGKRPSKKAAKTAIKETLLTPRFYTTDFDEMETLFNTEINKNLNQTEFEALLQEFKTDYNQTHFVRNKEFKEAADKIQGPLRQIFVEFLERSCTAEFSGFLLYKELGRRLKKTNPVVAEIFSLMSRDEARHAGFLNKGLSDFNLALDLGFLTKARKYTFFKPKFIFYATYLSEKIGYWRYITIYRHLKENPEYQLYPIFKYFENWCQDENRHGDFFSALMKAQPQFLNDWKAKLWARFFCLSVYVTMYLNDCQRTDFYEGIGLNTKEFDMHVIIETNRTTARIFPAVLDVENPEFKRKLDRMVEINQQLIAVGESDDIPVVKNLKKIPLIAGLASEILAAYLMPPVESGSVDFAEFEPQLVY, from the exons ATGATGGCAGCAGAGATGGCACTTGTGAAACCCATCTCCAAGTTCAGCACTTCTACCCCAAACCCAAGAGCACCATACTCCAAGGTGTTCAGGATCAGCATGTCTGCGACTTCACAGCCCAGCACAGGCAAGAGGCCCTCAAAGAAAGCAGCCAAAACAGCAATCAAGGAGACCCTCCTCACGCCCAGGTTCTACACCACTGACTTTGATGAGATGGAGACCCTTTTCAACACTGAGATCAACAAGAACCTCAACCAGACTGAGTTTGAAGCCCTGCTGCAAGAGTTCAAGACTGACTACAACCAGACCCATTTTGTTAGGAACAAGGAGTTCAAGGAGGCTGCTGATAAAATTCAGGGTCCCCTCAGGCAGATCTTTGTGGAGTTCTTGGAGAGGTCTTGCACTGCTGAGTTCTCTGGGTTTCTTCTCTACAAGGAGCTTGGACGAAGGCTTAAG AAAACCAATCCAGTGGTAGCTGAGATTTTCTCTCTTATGTCCAGAGATGAAGCCAGGCATGCTGG ATTTCTGAACAAAGGTTTATCTGATTTCAATTTGGCTTTGGACTTGGGGTTCCTCACAAAGGCTAGAAAGTACACCTTTTTTAAGCCCAAGTTCATCTTCTATGCAACATATTTGTCTGAGAAAATTGGATATTGGAGATACATTACCATATACAGACATCTCAAGGAAAATCCTGAGTACCAACTGTATCCCATTTTCAAGTATTTTGAGAACTGGTGCCAAGATGAGAACAGGCATGGTGATTTCTTCTCTGCATTGATGAAGGCACAACCCCAGTTCCTCAATGATTGGAAGGCAAAGTTGTGGGCTCGATTCTTCTGCCTATcg GTTTATGTAACAATGTACCTCAATGATTGCCAGCGTACGGATTTCTATGAAGGAATTGGGCTCAACACAAAAGAATTTGACATGCATGTGATCATAGAG ACCAACCGCACGACTGCCAGGATCTTCCCTGCTGTGCTGGATGTTGAGAACCCAGAGTTCAAGAGGAAGTTGGACAGGATGGTGGAGATCAACCAGCAGCTGATTGCAGTTGGGGAGAGCGACGACATTCCTGTGGTGAAGAACCTAAAGAAGATCCCACTTATTGCAGGATTGGCTTCAGAGATATTGGCCGCATATCTCATGCCTCCTGTTGAGTCTGGATCTGTTGATTTTGCTGAGTTTGAACCACAACTTGTTTACTGA
- the LOC117919976 gene encoding probable aquaporin SIP2-1 translates to MDRAVMAKIRLIVSDFLLAFMWVSSGALNKLFVNRVLGWGHEPRGEIMKATLSIINMFFFAFLGKISKGGAYNPLTVLAGAISGDFSRFLFTVGARIPAQVIGSITGVRLLINTFPEVGFGPRLTVDIHHGALTEGFLTFAIVMISLGLSRNIPGSFFMKTWISSVSKLALHILGSDLTGGCMNPAAVMGWAYARGDHITKEHILVYWLAPMEATLLAVWTFRLLVQPHKEEKEKMKAKSE, encoded by the exons ATGGATAGAGCAGTGATGGCTAAAATTCGATTGATTGTATCTGATTTTTTGTTAGCATTCATGTGGGTATCGTCTGGAGCTTTGAATAAGCTCTTCGTGAATAGGGTCTTGGGATGGGGCCATGAGCCAAGAGGTGAAATCATGAAGGCGACGCTTTCAATCATCAACATGTTCTTCTTCGCCTTCTTGGGGAAGATTAGCAAGGGTGGGGCATACAATCCTCTCACTGTGTTGGCTGGGGCTATTTCTGGGGATTTCAGTCGTTTTCTCTTCACTGTCGGTGCAAGGATTCCTGCTCAG GTAATTGGATCTATCACTGGGGTTAGGCTCCTCATTAACACCTTTCCTGAAGTGGGATTTGGGCCACGTTTGACTGTTGACATCCATCATGGTGCACTGACAGAAGGGTTTCTGACATTTGCAATTGTTATGATCTCACTTGGGCTCTCGAGAAACATCCCTGGGAGCTTCTTCATGAAAACTTGGATCTCAAGTGTGTCCAAGCTAGCTCTTCATATACTTGGCTCTGATCTAACTGGTGGATGCATGAACCCAGCTGCT GTAATGGGATGGGCTTATGCTCGCGGGGATCATATAACCAAGGAGCATATACTTGTTTACTGGCTTGCCCCAATGGAGGCAACTCTACTGGCAGTCTGGACATTCCGGTTGCTGGTTCAGCCACACAaggaggagaaagaaaaaatgaaggctAAATCAGAGTAA